The nucleotide sequence accagaaagaaaaaaaagaagaaaaacttagGAGTCCTGGCTGCAACACCTATACTCTAACTGCTAAACATTTATGCATGTTGTTGTTTGATATCTGTGCCTTGCTATATCCGTTTTTTCTTTTATCCGACTTGAGTTAAGCTACTTTATGACAATAGCACACCGATAAGTAATATATACTGTTGAAAAATTGTCTAATTTGGTTCTATGCATGTTAATTAAGCGAATAACTATTGGTATATTAGCCTGTGCATCTGACAAACTCCATACATCTTCAATGCTATTATGCTTGTACAGGTTTCTTCTACCTGCTTCACTTATTGTGATCAATGACATTGCTGCCTATTTATTTGGGTTCTTTCTCGGGAGAACACCATTGATTAAGTTATCCCCAAAGAAAACATGGGAAGGCTTTATTGGTGCATCAGTGACAACCATCATCTCTGCTTTCCTGGTGAGATGAAGCCCTGATTTATGTACTTACAAGAGATTACTAGTACCTTCAAGGGGTTGAATCTGTAAATAATACTTTATGTTACAAATTTGATGCACAAAATGATTCTGGATGCTTCATTTGTAATTCTTTATAATAGCATTTTTCACTTTCACTTATTTTCTTTGGCAGTTAGCAAATGTAATGGGTCGCTCCCAGTGGTTTACATGCCCAAGAAAGGTAACTTATTATCTCTTTCAGAATATGACTATTAGTTGGATTAGCAAATTGGTGTACTGTTGAATTTGTTCTTAGTTCTTATTTTGGTAATATTTTCAGGACCTGTCAACAGGGTGGCTTCAGTGTGATCCTGGCCCTATGTTTAAGCCAGAGCATTATTATCTGGGAGATTGGGCACCACAGTGGGTAAGAAAAAATATATCCTTTTCAATTTGTTAGTTTCAATACTATTTTCTCTACTATATAGGCTGGCATAAGCATAAAATTCAAATTTATAAGCCCCCTCCCCTCGCAACCGTTGCCTGAGTCCAAAAAACAAACCTCGACTCCGAAACTGTTTGGTTGATAACTCTCACTCTTCAGCAAGACAAGGCACATCACCCCCCTTGAGTGAATTTACTCTAGCTTCGTCCTTCGTGGTTAGTATGGTGTTTTGACATGCAAGTGGTTTTGTACGTCATGTCAACCAATCAGCAGAATCAGCAAATAACCAAAAACAATGGTGGGACTACGTGTTGTCTCGAAACTTCTTTCCTCTGTTTCTTCTCTTCCTTCCTACTGCCCTTCCTTGTGAGCCCACCCTGACACTGGTCGCAGCAGCCCACAGGGAAGTGGAGCACATCAGCAGAGGTGTTGACTCCATTCCTTGGCTATGGCGATTGGCGCCTCAATAGAAGCAGCAAAGATAGAAGGATCAGCAGCAGCCAGTCACATGCAGAGATCCTGCATCCAGATGGAGTTTAGTCTCTCAGGAGTTATGGAGTTCTCTGCGGTAGTAGTTGGTGTCCACGAAGTTAATCGCAGTCTTGTGTCAGTTGAAGATTAGAAGTGCTGTTACTGGTATTCTATGGTATAGACTCCTCTTGATAATTGGAAACAGTCAATCCTGTGTTTGACAATCAAGAAAAAGTCTGTCACGTGTATTTGCTATTTCTCAGTCCATATAGGCCTCAGCTGTATCTGTCATTCTCCCAACAGTAATTATCtcgatatgaaaccaaggttaatGACAGTGCACTTGTTGTGGCTGCTGATGTGTCTGACAAGCAGCATTTACATCAGGGAAGTTTAACATGTAAGGTGCCATGTTTATTAAAACCACGGGGCTTTTGGGTAAGGTGAAATCTAGTGCTTGAATGACCAATGAAGATGTTTATCCCATTTTGGTCCTTTAAAGTGTTAAGACAAGCATAATCATGTGATTTGCATGTGACCAAGTGCTCAGCTGAACCAACAGATTATTCTTTTTTCCGTATCCATCAAATCCCCCCTGTTTGATGAACTAATGCTACTTCATCATGATAATTGATCTATTTACTTTACTTAGTTGTTTCCTTACTTGTTTTGTACCATCTTTACGAAGTTTATGGATCTTTTAGCCATGAACTTTATCTGATTACTTGTGTCTCTTGACAGTTTCCATGGAAAGAAGTGTTCGTAATGCCCGTGCAGTGGCATGCTTTAGCCCTTGGTTTGTTCGCATCGATAATTGCACCATTTGGTGGATTTTTCGCAAGTGGCTTCAAGAGGGCTTTTAAAATAAAGGTCTGTACTGCTTCATTATCGTTGCTGTCTCTGGGAATACTAAAGTATGGAAATTATACAGTTTTCACTTCCATTAACATCTTCAAATTCTATAGGATTTTGGCGACAGTATACCTGGGCATGGTGGAATCACTGACCGAATGGACTGTCAAGTAAGTCACCACAAAGAACATTTACATGCTGGCTATGAAACATATATATGCATATACCTTAACAATTTGGTTCTACTTCCACCTTACTTCTTATGAGGAAGCATGTGGTTAGTAATTCACTTGTGAACCAACTTATTGATGTAAATGTCTAAACTTATTGTTTAGAGTAAAGAGGAAATTACTGAGAAGACTTGCAAAGTTGAATGAGTGTGTTTATGATTCGATATATATCCTGTGCAGTTTAGCTTAAAATAACATTTGTTCTTGTACATTTTCCCCAGATGGTTATGGCAGTTTTTGCATACATATACCACCAATCGTTCATCTCCCCCCACAATTTCTCTGTTGACGCAATCTTGGATCAGGTCCGTATCTATCGCACCTGATTGGTTTTCGTTTGATCTTATTATTGTCCTTCTCATCTTGGTTCTCATCCAGCCACATTCTACCTTCTTTTTTGCCATGATCCAGATCTTAAGAAACCTGACATACGAGGAGCAGAGAAACTTGTATGAGCAACTCGGGGAGATGTTGGGCAACTTATGCAAAGCTGATAAACTCGCTGCTTGCTTATGAAAAGCACACAAGACAAGACAGTAGGCTGGCTGTGTATGTATCTATTTGAGCGCTCGCTCCGTTCGCCGCCATGAATGTAGCTCTAGATTCACCGTGTACAGCATCGTCGTTGTAGCTCCTCTGTACCCTATTGAGTTGTGATGGGAGTGATGGTGTCCCTTGTCGAAAACATTGTACAGAATGGATGTATGGACTGTGGTTGATAGGGCTAACTAATTTAATTAGGTGCTTGATTTGCTGTGAACTTGTGTTGCTTTTCTTCGCACACTGCTATTGATTTATTAATTTGCCCGTTGTGCTCGTTTTTCGTAATCGGAGATGGAAAACTTATATTCTTGTAAACCCTCACTTTGTTTGTTGGACCATATCGACTATCCGGAGAGCTGCACATATTTGAAGTCTGCATGTTTCCGTTGCCACTCTCATCTACATTGACAGTATGTGCTACTCCAATTCATTCAAAATGTTTGAAGTTCAATGTTTGTCCCAAGTCAAACATCTTTAAGTTTGACtaggatgtggcatggcaaattgTTTGATGTCACATGTTTTTGCATGTCCTATGTTGCACCATATGTTCATAATACAGCAATTTGCATCAACacccaaattgcaaattcataTTTTGCAGAGATATTTGGGAAGGGACATGTCCGGCAGGACGACCGGCAGGGGATGTCCAGGACTCTGATAATCCGTTTACTTTCTCaccttcttctccaagacatgacTAATGTCTTGAGAAGCTCCAAGACATGACTAGTGACTAATGTCGTTTTAGAGCATTGTAATTGGGACTCTAATAAGGTAGCTCATGTGCTAGCGCAAAATGGCCGTGTTGATCCACCAAACTTGTGGTTGGACTCACCGCCCTCTCTTATTTCTCAACTATTAGCAGATGATGTAAGCGTTATTTgatttaataaagctagccatgatggcttTCCTCTAAAAAAATGTCTTGAGAAGCTTGACATGAAAGTTAAACTAATCCGCAAGTGACGACTCACTTATGTTGGTAAGCTTTGTACAAAAAGTCCATTCAATGTTTGCATATCTTAAACTAAGTGATTGTGGAGGATCATTAGCCTTGGCGTTAGCACTGGCCTCATGGATGATGCATTCTTGCCTTCCATACACCATCACCCAACCTCTATACAAGTCTCTCCACTAGCTCTAGTAAGAAACCAAGCAAAACACACATAACAAGGAAATTAAAGCTCAAATCTGCAGCACACACCCTGACACCCATAGCGTGCAAGGGAGGAGAAAATGGCGGGCGAAGATGAACTGAAGCTGTTGAGTACATGGGGGAGCCCCTGGGCTTCCAGAGTGAAACTCGCGCTCCACTTCAAGGGGTTGAGCTACGAGAACATCGAGCAGGACCTCAACAACAAGAGCGACCTCCTCCTGGCGTCCAACCCGGTGCACAAGAAGGTGCCCGTGCTCATCCACAACGGCAAGCCAATCTGTGAGTCGGTCGTCATTCTAGAGTACATCAACGAGGCCTTTGGCAGCACCGGCCCCTCCCTCCTGCCAACTGACCCCTACGAACGTGCCATTGCTCGGTTTTGGGTTGACTACATTGACCACAAGGTTTACTCTTATAGTGTCTCATTTGAGTTGTTGATTTCACATCTATGTATGCGGTGAGCTGATTAATGAGGATGTTTGGCGCATGCAGCTAGTCATCCCGTGGAAAGTGGCGTTCACGGCCAACACGGAAGAGGATAAGACTGAAGCGATAAAGCAAATATTAGCGGGGGTGAAGGTGCTAGAGGGGGCTCTCAAGGAATGCTCCAATGGGAAGCCCTTCTTCGGCGGTGATAACGTTGGATACGTGGATATAGCACTAGGCGGTCTGTTAGCGTTTATGCAAGGAACTGAAGAACTATGTGGTACCAAGCTCTTTGGCACCGCGAATACCCCACTTCTGCTTGCTTGGGTGGAGCGCTTCACTACGCTGGACGCTGCCAAGGCGGCTCTGCCAGACGCCAGCAAGTTGGTTGCGTTTGCAAAGACAAGGCAGGCACGAATTGCTGCTACTATAAATGTACCTGTCAAGAAATGAGCTAAGTTGGCACCCAATTGGTTCGGTTAAAAAATAATACTTATTACGGTTATGTGTGCTGAATAATGTAAGTTGTATTATTATACTTATGCCCGTTGAAAAAAATGTAAGGTGTATTATCTCTTGTGGGTGTCTCTGACAAACATTTTATGTATGCAATATGAACTGAAtaagtgaaagatcgtggatgtcgcctagagagggggggaggggggtggggggggggggggtgaataggcgctttaaaataattacggtttaggcttgaacaaatgcggaataaacctagcggttaatttgtcaagcacaaaacctacaacaactaggctcacctatgtgcaccaacaacttatgctaagcaagataagaaactatgtgatagcaagatatatgacaaagaacaatatgtctATCACAAAgtgaagtgcataagtaaagggctcgggtaagagataatcgaggcacgcggagacgacgatgtatcccgaagttcacacccttgcggatgctaatctccgtttggagcggtgtggaggcacaatgctccccaagaagccactagggccaccgtaatctcctcacaccctcgcacaatgtaagatgccgtgattccactaagggacccttgagggcggtcaccgaacccgtacaaatggcaacccttgggggcggtcaccgaacccgtacactttggcaacccttgggggcggtcactggtacccgtcaaattgctcggggcgatctccacaacctaattggagaccccgacgcttgcccggagctttacaccacaatgattgagctccgaacaacaccaaccatctagggcaccacggcacccaagaggaacaagctctagggtgtccaaacacccaagagtaacaagctcaagggtgccaagcacccaagagtaataagcttctcaacttgtaacttccacgtatcacgtggagaactcaaaccgatgcaccaaatgcaatggcaagggcacacggagagCCCAAGTCCCTCTCTCTCAAAtgccaccgaagcaactaatgctagggaggaagatgagaggaagaacaagaaggagaacaccaagaactccaagatctagatccaaggggttcccctcacatagaggagaaagtgattggtggaaatgtggatctagatctcctctctcttttccccccaaaactagaAAGAATCCACGGAGGGATTGAGAGATACCAAGCtctaagaaggtcaacaatggggaagaacacgagctcaagagataaggaccattggggaagaagacccccttttataggtgaggaaaaaaatccaaccgttatcctcacagcccgcatagagcggtactaccgctccaaggagcggtactaccgctagggcggaagaagccctttgaaaaacaacagcgaggaggcaaaaggccagtagaaccgccggagcggtactaccgctcgtcctcatggtactaccgctagggatcgcggtactaccgcaaagggtagcggtgagggagtcctggattagggggtatccggacagccggactatatactttggccggactgttggaccgtgaagatacaagactcaagacttcgtcctgtgtctggatgggactctcctttgcgtggaagacaagcttggtgatccataTATAAGATTTCCTtttttgtaaccgactccgtgtaaaccctagccccctccggcgtctatataaatcggagggtttggtCTGCATAGGGAcgatcacaacaatcataatcatcataggctagcttctagggtttagcctctacgatctcgtggtagatcaactattgtaatactcatatcatcaagatcaatcaagcaggaagtagggttttacctccatcgagagggcccgaacctgggtaaaacattgtgtcccttgcctcctgttaccattagccttagacgcacagatcgggaccccctacccgagagccaccggttttgacaccgagattggtgctttcattgagagttcctctgtgtcgtcgctgcaaggctcaatggctccttcaatcatcaacaacaacgcggtccagggtgagacctttctccccggacagatcttcgtgttcggcggttttgcactgcaggccaattcgcttggccatctggagcagatcgacagctacgcccccggccatcaggtcgggtttggaaacttgaactacacgaccgatatccgcggagacttgatcttcgacggattcgggcctatgctaggagcgccaaacagtcacgacgagcacggcttagacctgctgtccaACAATACTCGGGGtatcgcacctgcaggagctccggatctaaatccagggcagatCGCACCTTCCGAGGAcgacactcatcggcggtagagccgagcaccggcttcacccccaaggaagccggtgacactggacccccggactcgtgtccaGCTGTAGGCTCCGGTCCACGCACCCCCGAGcctgccgaatctggttgggctctggtaatggagttcaccactgcggatgtcttccagcactcgccctttggcgatatgataaactcgttaaggtctctctctttgtcagaagactcttggccgaactatgtccggctcgagtgggaagcgggcgacgaaggaattcgttgcccacccaccacccacttcgtagccacggttgatgatttgaccgacgtgcttgatttcgactctgaagacatcgacggtgtggacgacaatgtaggagaagaacaggaaccaccactaatacgtctccaatgtatctacttttccaaatacttttgcccttgttttggactctaacttgcatgatttgaatgaaactaacccggactgacgctgttttcagcagaactgccatgatgttgttttatgtgtagaaaagaaaagttctcggaatgtccggAAATCCACGGAGGcccttttcagaattaataagattttttggcgaaagaatcaaggccagggggcccacgggctgtccacgagacaggggggcgcgccccccctagggcgctccctcctatctcatgggccccctggacacctcccgacctcaactccaactccatatataccgtctcggggagaaaaaaaatcaagaaaaaagtttcatcgcgtttcacgatacggagccgccgccaagccctaatctctctcgagagggctgatctggagtccgttcggggctccggagagggggattcattgccgtcgtcatcatcaaccatcctccatcaccaatttcatgatgctcaccgccgtgcgtgagtaattccatcgtaggcttgctagacggtgatgggttggatgagatttaccatgtaatcaagtttgttttgttagggtttgatccctagtatccactatgttctgagattgatgttggtatgactttgctatgcttaatgcttgtcactagggcccgagtgccatgatttcagatctgaacctattatgctttcatgaatatatgtgtgttcttgatcctatcttgcaagtctatagtcacctattatgtgttatgatccgacaaccccgaagtgacaataatcgggatacttcttggtgatgaccgtagtttgaggagttcatgtattcactatgtgctaatgctttgttccggttctctattaaaaggaggccttattatcccttagtttccgtaaggaccccgctgaacacgggagggtaggacaaaatatgccatgcaagttcttttccataagcacgtatggctatttacggaatacatgcctacattacattgatgaattggagctagtcctatatcaccctatgttataactattgcatgaggaatcgcatccagcataattatccatcattgatccattgcctacgagcttttcacatattgttcttcgcttatttacttttccgttgctactgttacaactactacaataacccaaaaacatttatctttacttttgctaccgctactattattatcataccacttttgctactaaacactttgctgcagatactaagttatccaggtgtggttgaattgacaactcaactgctaatactcaagaatattctttggctccccttgtgtcgaatcaataaatttgggttgaatactctaccctcggaagctgttgcgatcccctatacttgtgggttatcaagactaatttctggcaccgttgccagggagcatagctctattctctgagtcagttgggatttatatctgttgatcactatgaagaacttgaaagacgatcgaactactattttgccctcaactacgaggggaggtaaggaactgccatctagctctgcactagattctccttccgttataagtaagcttgtgacacctaaacctgctactgctatgaattctgatatgtcgcatgttattgatgatgccacttctgctatgcatgatgaaattacttctgtgcttgatactactgtgccattaggtgaatttctagatgaacaacttgctagatttagggg is from Triticum aestivum cultivar Chinese Spring chromosome 1B, IWGSC CS RefSeq v2.1, whole genome shotgun sequence and encodes:
- the LOC123103438 gene encoding phosphatidate cytidylyltransferase 1; this encodes MEKEPSSSSDVSASNVGRVRNRRRANEVTTDGNKADGQTLLVSDRNKYKSMLIRTYSTVWMIGGFAFLVYMGHLYIWAMVVVIQIFMATELFNLLRKSSEEKQLPGFRLLNWHFFFTAMLFTYGRFLSRELVNTVSSDHLLYKLVSSLIKYQMFICYFLYISGFVWFILTLKKKTYKYQFKQYAWTHMILLTVFAQSSFTVANIFEGMFWFLLPASLIVINDIAAYLFGFFLGRTPLIKLSPKKTWEGFIGASVTTIISAFLLANVMGRSQWFTCPRKDLSTGWLQCDPGPMFKPEHYYLGDWAPQWFPWKEVFVMPVQWHALALGLFASIIAPFGGFFASGFKRAFKIKDFGDSIPGHGGITDRMDCQMVMAVFAYIYHQSFISPHNFSVDAILDQILRNLTYEEQRNLYEQLGEMLGNLCKADKLAACL
- the LOC123075686 gene encoding probable glutathione S-transferase GSTU6 is translated as MAGEDELKLLSTWGSPWASRVKLALHFKGLSYENIEQDLNNKSDLLLASNPVHKKVPVLIHNGKPICESVVILEYINEAFGSTGPSLLPTDPYERAIARFWVDYIDHKLVIPWKVAFTANTEEDKTEAIKQILAGVKVLEGALKECSNGKPFFGGDNVGYVDIALGGLLAFMQGTEELCGTKLFGTANTPLLLAWVERFTTLDAAKAALPDASKLVAFAKTRQARIAATINVPVKK